GTCGAAGTACTTCATGCAGACATGAGAATACCCGGATCGGGCCAGAGCCGCAGCTACAAAGGCTCCGTCACGTCCCCACATATAGGAATAGGTATCTCTTCCGAATCTTACGATATCAGAGTCGTTTGCCGCTATGATCGCTCCGTGATTGTCAATCTGTGTTCGCAGGATAAGCAGACTTCGATTGAATATGTCGGCGACGGGTTGAGGTAACCCTTCCAGTCGTTTCTGCAACGCCTCTTTTCGAATCCAGGTTCTCCAGTACCGCGATGTTCTGTTCAATAGCGCTTCTGGCATTGTCGTATGCACTTCAAAGTTTAATCTGGACACCTCTGTGTAGGTCTGTCCGGCAGCTATCCAGTAATAGTCCGTTGCAACTCCGTTAGCCGGCAATTCCATCCAGATGCCGATAGCGGAATAGGGAGATCCCCATGCTGCTGGCTCTCCGATCAATTCACCGTTTTCTTCGTTGTTGATCCAACCAGTCGTCGCTTCTCGGCGCCCGCAGGCGAAATGCCGGACGCCCCATTTTTGCTGTTCGCGGCAGCTTATAAGAAAATAGCGATGCATCTTATAGTGGATGATAGATGCGCTGCGCGGGTCGTAATAGGCAGTGCCACCTATCTCGTTACCGTACAAATTGAAATCATGGTAGAAAAAGAGATGCACATGGCGCGCCTCGGGCTTATCATTAAATACTTCGATCCTCTTTAAATAGACGTTCAGCTCCGTGTCCACGATGTCATTGCATCGCAATATCAAGCCAAGTCTTCGATTTCGAAGCACAACATCGGTAACAAGCGTGTTGTCCTGGTATTTTAGAACTTTTTCCCAATCCGATCCGATCCAGGAGAATTCGCCGTCTACCCAGACGCCGAAGCGAAAAGGATGGCCGCTTCCGTGATTCTCCTGACCTATGAAGGGAAAGTAGACGTCTCTTATCTGATAATCAGAATCAAAGTTTATCAGAAGCGAACCGTTGCTTACGGGTATATCTCGAGGCATAGGTTAATTCCTGATCCTGTGGTACAGTCTGGAGTACTTTCGAGCCATTACCTCGATGGAAAAGTGATCGGCAACATGCCTGCGACAGGTTCTGGGATCAATTGCCGATATAGAATCCGTTAACGACACGATTTCTTCTATCGTATTCACTACGAATCCGGTTTCTCCATGAACGACGATCTCGGGAACAGAGCCCCGATTAAGAGCGATGACCGGTGTTCCGCAGGCCATGGATTCGATCAGGACGAGACCGAAGGGTTCTCCCCATTGAATAGGAAAGAGCGTGGCTCTGGCATGAACAAACCACTGCTTTTTCTGATCATCGCTGAGCTCTCCTATGTAGATGATCTGCTTGCCGCTATCAAGGATCGGCTTCATGACTCTGGAAAAATAATCCTTATCAACCGGGACCGTTGAAAGATCGGCGAAGAGATCGAGAGATTCGCTGATCTCCGAGAAGAATAACCGATCCTTTTCTTTATTCTGGACGTTTCCGGCAATAATCAGCTGTAGACCGCTTCTCTTCGCTATTTCGATTGCTCTGTCCTGTCCCTTATCGCGTGTGATTCGTCCGAGCGAGAAAAAGTATTCCTCTCGGTTGTCGCTGTCGAGAAAAGGATAATCATCGATGTCGATGCCGTGATGGATGACTTCTTGAAGGTTTATCAGGCCTTCATGTTGCTTGCGCTGGTATTCGCTGATAGGCACAAAAAATACACCGGCGGACGGCTTCAGATACTTATTCCATTTTCGGAAGGCTGCTTCCTCTTCGACCGGAACATGCAGCGTCATTACGATGGGCACAGGACCTGTCACCACGCCCCGGAAGATGTATTCGAGCATGGTGGCATCATGCAGATGGATGATATCAATATCTCCTCTAATGGCTCGCTCCAGGGAGATAAGCAGGTGCTTCTTCATCTCATCGCGCTGCTCTTTTTTATTTTCGCTCCAGTATTCCGTGAAGGCCTTCGCAATGGTAATGCAATGTTCTCCGAAGACGACTGAGTCCGCCGGGCAGGCGACGATGGAGTGATGCCTGAGGCCGCTGAGGCCTCTGTCAATATTGTAGATGACGGCTTCAATAGGGGAATAGCGCGATTGCAGACCGATGGGTCGGTTCAGGGTCGCTACCTGTAGGATGTTCATGCAAATTACCTGCTTTCCGACGTCCGTCAGAATAGTTTAGCCGAGAGAATTGGATCGGTCCGGGGATTCGATCGAATCAGAAAGAAAATTCAAGTGCAGTTGCAGATGACAGAGCTGAGACTGGTGTAATGAAGCGAAATGACGAGGGAAAAACCGGGGAAACCACCCCGTTGAAACCGATCATGAAATCGAGTCGTGGCCCTTAAAGCATTCATGTTATGCACGGACTTGCAATCCTTTTATCTGGCTTCGGGCCCCCGGAAGCCTCTAAACCACAAAAAAACGCATTCCTTCACTCTTCACGGCTCGCCGGCCCATCCCGAGAACAGGATTACATGCATGAACTCCGAATAGATGACGCTCAGCGTTACGGAAAGCCCGAGCAGCCAGCCCGGACGAAATAGCGACACAACGACAAACACCGACGGGAAGAAAACCGAAACGTAACGGGGGAAGGGAAACGGCCGGTATAGATAGAAGGCGAAGCTTGCAAAAAAGGCCAGCACATACGTAGCCTCCACATAGAGCTTCCTCTGAATCAGGAGCGGAACCGCGATCAATGTAGCATAGAAGAGCAGAACCGTTCCCGGCGGCCCTTTAAACGCCAGATACTCCAGCACCCAGAGGCGAGCGTCGGCGCCCTGTGGAACATGATGTACGAGAAGATCCCGGGCCCAACCATCTGCGGCCTGGTCCGGCGTTTGCCCGAAATAGGATGCCGAACCGAAATACCATGCCAGGCCGACAAGCAGGGGAAGGACGACCGGCCACAGCCTCCCGAGAGCCGCTGAGAATTCTGAAAGCGAACGCATACTGAAGAAGCGCTCTGCCGTGGGCAGGCCTTTTCGTTGCAGGGGAATCAGAATCGGAGCCGATAGCAGCGCCACGGCAAGAAATAATCCCATGTTGCGCGTGAGCACGGCTAACGACGCGAACAGAGCGACCCATAAAAACCGATCCGCTCGCAGCGTCACAAAACACCAGACGGAAAGCGCTATATACAGCGGCTCGGAATAAGCCGCAAACATCACATTATGACCTGGAAAGAAGAAGACGAGCAATACGGCGGCGCGAATCTGCTCACGCGAAAGTCGAAGTTGAGATCCGTATCGCGTCAGACCGACGGCGATGGCGATATGCGAGGCGAAGCCGATCATCTGTGCGGCAGCGGCAAAGACGGGCCCATCGTCAGGAACAAGCCAGCTCGCAGCGCGAAGCATCATCGGATACAGAGGCGGCCATACGTTATGCGCATAACTCTGCATGAGCTCCTGATACGGAGCCGAATCCCAGCCGAGAGTGACGCTATTCGGAAGTATTTTTAAAGGCCGAACGAACTGCAGCTGGCCGATATCGTAGGCCTTGCGGATAACGACAAAGAGCTGACCGAACGTCGTAAGAAAGGCCGCATGTACGGAGTACACAATGATCAGACATTGCGCCCAGAGCGGAATCCGGCCTGATAGCCTCTGGACGGATTCGACGGCCTTCAAGACCTTACCTGTTTGCAAGCCTCTGCGCCGCTTCGCGCAGCATGCGTTCGGTATTATCCCAGTCCACGCATTTGTCGGTGATCGACAGGCCGTATTCCAGCTTGTCGGGCTCGGTGAGAGACTGGTTACCCGCCTTCAGGAAGCTTTCAAGCATGATTCCGCGGATGGAGTCGTTGCCGGCTACGATCTGTTCGACGATGGAGTCGAGCACCGCCTCCTGCTTCGTATGGTCTTTGTAGGAGTTCGCATGGCTGCAGTCGACCATGATGGCCTTCGGCACTCCGGCCTTCGCAAGCATCTCTTCGGTGCGTCGGATGTCGTCGGGCGAGTAGTTCGGCGTATCGTTGCCTCCGCGAAGGACGACATGCACGTCCTGATTACCCAGCGTATGCACGATCGACGTCTGGCCTTCGTTGTTGATTCCCAGAAAGGTATGCGGATGGTTAGCGGTCTTCATGGCGTCGATGGCGATCTGCAGATTGCCGTCTGTGCCGTTCTTGAATCCGACAGGGAAGGAAAGTCCGCTGACCATCTCGCGATGCGTCTGCGATTCCGTCGTGCGCGCTCCGATGGCGCCCCACGTGATGAGGTCGGCCAGGTAATGCGGCGTGATCGGATCAAGCATCTCGCCGGCGACGGGTAAGCCGAGTCCGTTGATCGTGAGCATCAGCGAGCGGGCGACGCCAAGGCCTTTGCTGATCTGGTGGGATTTGTTCAGGTCGGGATCGTTAATCAGGCCCTTCCATCCGATCGTTGTGCGCGGCTTCTCGAAATAGACGCGCATGACGATGAAGATCTGCTGTTCTATCTCTTTTGCAAGGGCGGCAAGCCGGGCGGCGTAGTCGAGCGCCGCCTTGGGATCGTGAATGGAGCACGGACCGACGACCGCGATCAGGCGGCGGTCGCGTCCGTTCAGGATGTCGACGACCGTTGTGCGGGCTTCGGTGACGCGCAGGGCGATGGCCTCAGAAAGGGGGAATACCTGCTTCAGGGAGTAGGGCGAGATGATGGGAGTGAGTTCGCGAATGCGGAGGTTCTGTGTGCGCAGCATAGTCTGAATTTATAAGAACAAAAATCCCCTCTCTGCAGTCAATAAGAGATCGCATTTTTGTCGGCTTTTCACGCATGCCGGGCGAACCGAATGCATTACGGTTGACCTGTACGTCGATAGAGATACTATACGCGGAGACCGAAAATGGAAATAGAGCGAAAATTTCTTGTAAAAGAGCATCCCGAGCCGCCGTCAGGCCGGTGAGGATCGTGCAGGAGACTTTATGAATAACGACAAGAACGACAATATCGAGATCTCGGGATCGGGACAGCCGATCTATCGCTACGAGCTCCCACAGAATAAAGAAGACCGTCCGGCCGTTCATATCGACGATGCAACGGCCGAAAAGATCGATGCCCATGTTGCCGCACATTACGGCAAAGTGGATTTTGTCTGGCATGAGATCGTTTCGACCGACATCCATCTTGACGTTCTCTATGTCGCACCTTCGCCGGAGCATGCCCATCATACATTCATTACGATGGGCATGAGCAACCTGCCGATGAACGTTCCGAAAGGAGCAGAGGCCTATCGATATGCCGAGCTGATGATCTGCCTGCCTCCGCAATGGAAGGTTGATCAAGAATCGTTCAAAGACATGAAATACTACTGGCCGATCTATCTTTTGAAAAGCCTTGCTCGTTTTCCGTTTGAGTATAATAGCTGGCTGAGTTTCGGCCATTCGATTCCGAACGGGGATCCGGCCGAGCCCTATCACGAGTCCACCGGCTTTACAGGCGTCGTTTTGCTACCGCCGATCGCTGTGGCGCCATCGTTTCATACACTGTTGGTCGATAAAGAGAAAGAGATCCACTTCTTCGCGTTGGTGCCGCTATATACAGAGGAGATGAACTTCAAGCTTGAAAAGGGGCTGGATGCTCTGTTTGATAGATTCGATAAGCACGGCATTAACGAGATCGTCGACGTCCGACGAAAGAACGTTTGCAAAAAGCGTTTCGGATTTCTGTAAACGGCGAAGTGCTGATGGATATGGCTCGCTACCTGGATCGACAGGTCTGCTGTCCAACATGCCAGACATATAAAAGACCGAATTCAGCGGGAAGATGCCGGCTGTGTGGGGATGGGCTGGTATGAAACCATTTAATCCTCTTCTCATTCTTGACCTTGATGAAACTCTTCTTTTCTCGACCGAGGAAGATCCAGGATGTGAGCCGGTGTTTCGTGCAGGCCCTTACTTTACTCGACTGCGGCCTTATCTGTCAGATTTCTTGAATACCGTGTCGGCGGCCTATGACCTGGCAATCTGGTCTTCGTCATCCAGAGATTATGGAAATGCCATTTACGTTACAGAATGGACAGGAGCGCCTGATGACACAGAACTCCTGCGACTCGGTCCGTATTTGCTGAGTATTAGCGGCACTCCGGATTTTCGCCGTATTGAAAAACGATTCTGGAGAGGTTGATCCGGCCTCGACTTCCTTCATAAAAGCCGAAGCCGGTTGCCTCATCAGAGTATATGACCGCCCGAGACCTCGATATCCTGGGCCGTTACCCAACCGAAATCGTCAGATACCAGGCCGGCGATCACCTTCGCCATATCGTCGGGCCTGCCGATGCGACCGAGCGCCGTTTCTTTTGCCAGCGGTTCGAGGTATTCCGGATGCTTTTCAAAAACGCCGTCTCCGATATTCGTATGCGTCGGACCGGGAGAGATGGCGTTAACGAGAATGCGGCGTGGCGCCAGCTCTTTTGCGAGATACCGCGTCCACGCCGCCATAGCGGCCTTCGACGGACCGTAAGTCGAATATCCGGCGAAGGTTTTGTAGCTGGAGTTACTTGAAGTATTCACGATGCGTCCGCCGTCTTCGAGCAGACCGAGCAGATGCTGTGTAAGAAAATACGGGCCCTTGAAGTTCGTCGTCATGATCTGATCGAAGAACTGCTCGGTTACATCGGTAAACGGCATACCGCCTCCCATGCCGCCGTTGTTGATCAGATAGTCGAAGCTGGTGCGTCCCCAGACGTTGTGCAACGTTTTCTTTACCTGCTCCGTGAAATTCGCAAACGACGCCGGCTGATTCAGATCAAGCCGTAGCGCCGCCGCTCTGGCTTCGTTCCAGTTCAGCTCTTTGAGAAGGGCCTCCGCCGCCTCGGGATGAGAGTGGTAGGTGATAATGACTCCGATCCCGCGCTTTGATAATTCAATTGCCGTTCCTTTTCCTATGCCGTTGCTTCCGCCTGTAATAATCGCTACTTTCATACGATCCTCCGTTTGAGTTATACACGTATCTTAGCGACGATACCGACGGATTACAAGATCCGATGCTGTCGATATATTGCCTGATCCTACCGCCCTTCGGAAGCGGAAATTAACAGAGACCGATGATGCGTTATTGTTCTCATGTTTTTGCCGGGCGATATTTTTACGGTTGCCTGATTCTGCCGGGGCGTCTTTTTGAAACGATGCAGCCCTTTCAGGCCATTACAGAGGAGATCGCTCAGCTCTGCGCACAGGCGACGACGACTCCCACAGAGACGGGCATCCCCGATGTCGTCATGATTCAGGGAGATGTGCCCGAACACCAGCTGGCCGCAATTTACGAGCCGTATATCGGCCTGTTGATTCAGGGGGCGAAAACGTTATCCATCGGCGATCAGGTTCTGCGTATGCTTCCGCCGTCGTATTTCATTATTTCGGTGGAGCTACCGGCAACGGGCAAGGTGGAGCAGGGGCCGAAGGGGCTGCCGTATCTGTCTCTGGGGCTGCGCCTGAATCAGAAGATACTTGTCGATCTGCTTTCTGATGTTCCCGAACGAATCGCCGGCGACGATAGCGAAGGCTTTCAGGCCTGTAAGGCCGATCGCGAATTCCTTGAGGCATGGCTGCGTTTGCTGCGCCTGATGAAGACTCCGCAGCATATTCAGGCGCTGGCTCCGTTATACACGCGAGAGATTTTATACAGGGCTCTGATCGGTTCGCAGGGATGGCGTCTCTATCATGTCTGTCAGATGCAGGGCCGCGAGTTAGGCATCCATCATGCCATTGACTGGTTGCGTAAGAACTTCCTGAAAAGGATCGAGGTAAGAACTCTTGCCGATCGATCGGGCATGGCCGTGACGACGCTGCATCGTCAGTTTAAGCAGATCACAGGACTGAGTCCGATTCAGTTTCAGAAGCAGCTTCGACTGCTTGAGGCAAGAAAGCTCATCGCCTTCGGCGGATGCAGTGCCGCATCAGCCGCCTATCAGGTCGGTTATGAAAGCACGTCGCAGTTCAATCGCGAGTATGCGCGCTTCTTCGGGAATCCACCGGTACGCGATGCGATCGTTCTGAGGCGGAGCAGCGAGCCAGAGTTAACAGGATGATCTTCTCAGATCAGCTTTTCAGGAAATCTGTGATTCTTGGGGCAGCCTGAAGGTAGAAGGAATAGAGGAGAGCTCGTCAATCAGTCGTCGCAGGTACTCTTCCTGAAAGCGATGTCTCTTCTTTCTGAGTATAATATGCGAGAGCGGGCCTTTAAAATGGCAGGTAAGGGCTGCATGCCTTCCGACGCAATTCGCAACATGATAGATACGATAAGGAGTGACTACCGTTGTAAACGACCATCCGAAATAGCTGTGCTGATTGACCGCGGAGGTTTGAATGCCGGTAGAAGCCAGCCCTTCGCTGAGGGCGACGGCCAGTGATTGTCCGCCAGGTTGGATAGGGTTTTCATTCGCATCGAACTGCCATTCAAGATCGGGACCATCATACGCAAAGAAGAGAGTGCAGGCACTACCATTCCATTGAATCGTTCCTGGTTTCGGTGCTTTCACGGTTCCGTGTTAGACCGCTGAATATACGCGACAACGAATAATGCAGGCTTGGACGTTTTTTTTCAGAGCTTTCTCTTCACTGCCCCCCTTTTTTGTCCGGCAGGCATGATAGGCTGGCCTGGCCATGAACAAAACAATGAAGGCTGCGGCTATCCATCAATTCGGAGGCATCGATCGTTTCGAGATCATCGATGTCGCTATCCCTGAAATCGACGACGATGAAATCCTGATCCGGCTGGATTTTGCCGGGCTTGGAAGCTGGGATGTTTTTGAGCGAGAAGGAGGCTACGCACGGATGCTCGGCCTTGTGGCTAATTTTCCGTATATCCTCGGATCAGAAGGGGCCGGCACGGTCGCCCGGATCGGCGCAGCCGTGAAAGGGTAT
This region of Leptonema illini DSM 21528 genomic DNA includes:
- a CDS encoding HAD family hydrolase, encoding MKPFNPLLILDLDETLLFSTEEDPGCEPVFRAGPYFTRLRPYLSDFLNTVSAAYDLAIWSSSSRDYGNAIYVTEWTGAPDDTELLRLGPYLLSISGTPDFRRIEKRFWRG
- a CDS encoding SDR family NAD(P)-dependent oxidoreductase — its product is MKVAIITGGSNGIGKGTAIELSKRGIGVIITYHSHPEAAEALLKELNWNEARAAALRLDLNQPASFANFTEQVKKTLHNVWGRTSFDYLINNGGMGGGMPFTDVTEQFFDQIMTTNFKGPYFLTQHLLGLLEDGGRIVNTSSNSSYKTFAGYSTYGPSKAAMAAWTRYLAKELAPRRILVNAISPGPTHTNIGDGVFEKHPEYLEPLAKETALGRIGRPDDMAKVIAGLVSDDFGWVTAQDIEVSGGHIL
- a CDS encoding AraC family transcriptional regulator, translating into MQPFQAITEEIAQLCAQATTTPTETGIPDVVMIQGDVPEHQLAAIYEPYIGLLIQGAKTLSIGDQVLRMLPPSYFIISVELPATGKVEQGPKGLPYLSLGLRLNQKILVDLLSDVPERIAGDDSEGFQACKADREFLEAWLRLLRLMKTPQHIQALAPLYTREILYRALIGSQGWRLYHVCQMQGRELGIHHAIDWLRKNFLKRIEVRTLADRSGMAVTTLHRQFKQITGLSPIQFQKQLRLLEARKLIAFGGCSAASAAYQVGYESTSQFNREYARFFGNPPVRDAIVLRRSSEPELTG
- a CDS encoding 3-deoxy-7-phosphoheptulonate synthase; its protein translation is MLRTQNLRIRELTPIISPYSLKQVFPLSEAIALRVTEARTTVVDILNGRDRRLIAVVGPCSIHDPKAALDYAARLAALAKEIEQQIFIVMRVYFEKPRTTIGWKGLINDPDLNKSHQISKGLGVARSLMLTINGLGLPVAGEMLDPITPHYLADLITWGAIGARTTESQTHREMVSGLSFPVGFKNGTDGNLQIAIDAMKTANHPHTFLGINNEGQTSIVHTLGNQDVHVVLRGGNDTPNYSPDDIRRTEEMLAKAGVPKAIMVDCSHANSYKDHTKQEAVLDSIVEQIVAGNDSIRGIMLESFLKAGNQSLTEPDKLEYGLSITDKCVDWDNTERMLREAAQRLANR
- a CDS encoding suppressor of fused domain protein; amino-acid sequence: MNNDKNDNIEISGSGQPIYRYELPQNKEDRPAVHIDDATAEKIDAHVAAHYGKVDFVWHEIVSTDIHLDVLYVAPSPEHAHHTFITMGMSNLPMNVPKGAEAYRYAELMICLPPQWKVDQESFKDMKYYWPIYLLKSLARFPFEYNSWLSFGHSIPNGDPAEPYHESTGFTGVVLLPPIAVAPSFHTLLVDKEKEIHFFALVPLYTEEMNFKLEKGLDALFDRFDKHGINEIVDVRRKNVCKKRFGFL
- a CDS encoding glycosyltransferase family 4 protein — encoded protein: MNILQVATLNRPIGLQSRYSPIEAVIYNIDRGLSGLRHHSIVACPADSVVFGEHCITIAKAFTEYWSENKKEQRDEMKKHLLISLERAIRGDIDIIHLHDATMLEYIFRGVVTGPVPIVMTLHVPVEEEAAFRKWNKYLKPSAGVFFVPISEYQRKQHEGLINLQEVIHHGIDIDDYPFLDSDNREEYFFSLGRITRDKGQDRAIEIAKRSGLQLIIAGNVQNKEKDRLFFSEISESLDLFADLSTVPVDKDYFSRVMKPILDSGKQIIYIGELSDDQKKQWFVHARATLFPIQWGEPFGLVLIESMACGTPVIALNRGSVPEIVVHGETGFVVNTIEEIVSLTDSISAIDPRTCRRHVADHFSIEVMARKYSRLYHRIRN
- a CDS encoding glycoside hydrolase family 15 protein, yielding MPRDIPVSNGSLLINFDSDYQIRDVYFPFIGQENHGSGHPFRFGVWVDGEFSWIGSDWEKVLKYQDNTLVTDVVLRNRRLGLILRCNDIVDTELNVYLKRIEVFNDKPEARHVHLFFYHDFNLYGNEIGGTAYYDPRSASIIHYKMHRYFLISCREQQKWGVRHFACGRREATTGWINNEENGELIGEPAAWGSPYSAIGIWMELPANGVATDYYWIAAGQTYTEVSRLNFEVHTTMPEALLNRTSRYWRTWIRKEALQKRLEGLPQPVADIFNRSLLILRTQIDNHGAIIAANDSDIVRFGRDTYSYMWGRDGAFVAAALARSGYSHVCMKYFDYCSRIISVEGYMFQHYNPDGSLASNWHSWLVDGKEVLPIQEDSTALTLWALWIHHENLNDIEFIRPLYHSLILKAADFLASYVDSETGLPLPSYDLWEERYATHAFTVTAVIAGLKAASRFADLFQDESRAERYSCLAFEMTEALKNYLYSEELGRYARSGSRTEHGYKLDPIIDISLLSLATFGILDPRDPRMSATFKAIENELRLKSTVGGFARYQGDVYQREENSPSNLPGNPWFISTLWVAEYLIESATDTSSLEGAMQYFDWCVNNALPSGVLAEQVSPVNGQPLSVSPLTWSHSAYVWTVIAYQKKAQTLHSNRMAEEQ